From Elusimicrobiaceae bacterium, one genomic window encodes:
- a CDS encoding lysophospholipid acyltransferase family protein, translating into MAKSNPSENKQVSWKHVIGSTLAYWYTLFLGWTTRIYWFKTEEFEMLEKEGKNYIYATWHNQQLFLLYPYRGQKVYALISLSKDGEYIARILPKFGMKAVRGSTSRGGARALIKLLQLTREGYHPMLTPDGPRGPIYQVQQGILFLAQKTGLPIIPVGTALSHKIKVGSWDKMRVPLPFGKTALTYGKAFYISKETNFEEVAQEIKKEIDRVTDLSEQFINKKPFDNTQG; encoded by the coding sequence ATGGCAAAGTCCAATCCTTCTGAAAACAAACAAGTCTCTTGGAAGCACGTCATCGGCTCTACCTTAGCCTACTGGTACACCCTGTTTTTAGGCTGGACAACACGTATATATTGGTTTAAAACCGAAGAATTTGAAATGCTAGAAAAAGAAGGCAAAAACTATATTTATGCCACGTGGCACAATCAGCAACTCTTTTTGCTCTATCCTTACCGCGGACAAAAAGTATACGCTTTAATCAGTTTAAGCAAAGACGGCGAATATATTGCCCGTATCTTGCCCAAATTCGGTATGAAGGCCGTGCGTGGCAGCACCAGCCGTGGCGGAGCAAGAGCCTTGATTAAACTTTTGCAACTCACCAGAGAAGGGTACCACCCCATGCTCACGCCGGACGGCCCGCGCGGTCCGATTTATCAGGTGCAACAGGGCATTTTATTCTTAGCCCAAAAAACGGGTTTGCCCATTATTCCGGTAGGAACGGCTTTGAGCCACAAAATCAAGGTAGGCTCTTGGGATAAAATGCGCGTTCCCCTGCCGTTTGGCAAGACGGCCTTAACATATGGAAAGGCTTTTTATATCTCTAAAGAAACCAACTTTGAAGAAGTAGCCCAAGAGATTAAGAAAGAAATTGACCGCGTGACAGACTTGTCCGAGCAATTTATCAATAAAAAACCTTTTGATAATACACAAGGATAA
- a CDS encoding prepilin-type N-terminal cleavage/methylation domain-containing protein: MKKGFMLIEILVVVLIIGILAAMAVPKYQKAVIKSRYATLKHLTKSLLQSQQLYYMANGSYTTSFEDLDFEVSGGRISANDTSLYVISDVDCKLQIHYVFCKNEKIKMSYIERYTGEKDCVAYCNGSFFEQTKSVGMEETQKDTPSIEGASYDFWYTY, from the coding sequence ATGAAAAAAGGCTTTATGTTGATAGAAATTTTGGTCGTTGTTTTAATCATAGGAATTTTGGCGGCAATGGCTGTGCCTAAATATCAAAAAGCAGTCATCAAAAGCCGTTATGCTACTTTGAAACATTTAACAAAGTCTTTACTGCAATCTCAGCAACTTTACTATATGGCCAATGGCAGTTATACCACTTCTTTTGAAGATTTAGATTTTGAAGTAAGTGGAGGAAGAATTTCTGCCAACGATACTTCTCTTTATGTAATTTCAGATGTTGATTGTAAACTTCAAATTCATTATGTTTTTTGTAAAAATGAAAAAATCAAGATGTCTTATATAGAGCGTTATACAGGAGAAAAGGACTGTGTGGCTTATTGCAACGGATCTTTTTTTGAGCAGACCAAAAGTGTTGGTATGGAAGAAACACAAAAAGATACACCATCTATTGAGGGGGCCTCTTACGATTTTTGGTATACTTATTAA
- a CDS encoding undecaprenyl/decaprenyl-phosphate alpha-N-acetylglucosaminyl 1-phosphate transferase yields the protein MTTVYLYLLSALIACLITAGSLPFLHRFLATFFLDKPNHLKKHQRAVPVLGGCAVLLGLSASLIFIRLTTDFPTGTLHSLRGILLATGVIFFLGLADDIQKPKGICVSIKLLGQALATAILMYYGVRITLFDSAALCYLITFFWVVGLTNAFNLLDIQDGLCVSQAMICALGLALIALPSEVIYINFAAWAMLGACAAFWPYNHAVRLKTFLGDSGSMMLGFLLAALSCGMGYSEHSSLGFLTPLFILAVPLFDTAFVAVIRALQGKNPFKGSPDHAALRLRQKGFSPTHVLVLFSLLGIAFNVLAFIVSKSATLTISCISGFSVFLFLIISLFLAKIKVHS from the coding sequence ATGACTACCGTTTATCTTTACCTTCTTTCTGCGTTGATTGCTTGCCTCATTACGGCAGGCAGTTTGCCGTTTTTGCACCGTTTTTTGGCAACATTCTTTTTAGATAAACCGAATCACTTAAAAAAACATCAAAGAGCCGTACCCGTTTTGGGTGGTTGCGCTGTGTTGTTGGGACTATCGGCCAGTTTGATTTTTATCCGCTTAACCACAGATTTCCCAACAGGGACACTGCACAGTTTACGCGGTATATTGTTGGCTACAGGCGTTATTTTTTTCTTGGGTCTTGCCGACGATATCCAAAAACCAAAAGGCATCTGCGTTAGTATAAAACTTTTGGGGCAAGCCTTAGCAACAGCCATACTGATGTATTACGGGGTACGCATTACTTTATTTGATTCTGCCGCTCTCTGCTACCTGATTACTTTCTTTTGGGTAGTCGGCCTGACTAATGCTTTTAATCTGTTGGATATTCAAGACGGGCTTTGTGTCAGCCAAGCCATGATTTGCGCTTTGGGTTTGGCCCTTATAGCCCTACCCTCTGAAGTTATTTATATTAATTTTGCCGCATGGGCCATGCTCGGTGCGTGCGCCGCCTTTTGGCCCTACAATCACGCCGTACGTTTAAAAACTTTCCTAGGCGATAGCGGCAGTATGATGCTGGGGTTTCTCTTAGCGGCCCTCTCCTGCGGTATGGGATATAGCGAACATTCTTCTTTAGGATTTTTGACACCTTTGTTTATTTTGGCTGTACCTCTTTTTGATACTGCTTTTGTGGCTGTTATTCGCGCCTTGCAAGGCAAAAATCCCTTTAAAGGCAGCCCCGACCATGCCGCCCTGCGTTTGCGCCAAAAAGGCTTTTCACCCACCCATGTGTTAGTTTTATTTTCGCTTTTGGGCATAGCATTTAACGTCTTGGCTTTCATCGTTTCTAAATCCGCCACGCTCACCATTTCCTGCATTAGCGGCTTTTCCGTTTTCTTATTTCTAATTATTTCCCTGTTTTTGGCCAAAATAAAGGTTCACTCATGA
- a CDS encoding FAD-dependent oxidoreductase: MKTPNVIQTDILILGGGLTGLSTAFHLEKAGFTDYLLVEKNDFFGGLAAGTQQQGFTFDYSGHLLHLRDPYTLKWMRSLLKGNLNKIKRQAFIDFDGKRVPFPFQANLWALPDSVRQECLQGALQALQNKNNKPKTFEDWCLRAFGRGIYCHFMRPYNRKLWQTDPKEMTWDWCGSFVPEPDIDQIQRGAQKKQKQSFGYNSYFYYPKHGGCAAVPDALAEKIPNTWLKAKVKKIDFKRQEAHINGQIISFKRLVSTIPLKELIKISTAPATLKAEARKLKHTTVNVLNFAVNRAVEPFHWLYFPQENVPFYRVGMQSSFSVHNAPAGTSSFYVETAEKIRNYEEMEKAIFQALIQKGIINRQDKILLSFWQTLPVAYSIYDKNRASAVNKILHWLSKHHCFCGGRYGLWEYSFMERSLLQGREIAQKLL; the protein is encoded by the coding sequence ATGAAAACCCCCAATGTAATTCAAACCGATATTTTGATCTTAGGCGGAGGTTTAACCGGCCTGAGTACGGCTTTTCATTTAGAGAAAGCGGGATTTACAGATTATCTGCTTGTAGAGAAAAATGATTTTTTCGGCGGTCTGGCAGCCGGCACACAACAACAGGGCTTCACCTTTGACTATTCAGGGCATCTTTTACATTTAAGAGACCCTTATACTCTTAAGTGGATGCGCTCTTTGCTAAAAGGTAATTTAAATAAAATAAAAAGACAGGCTTTTATTGATTTTGACGGGAAAAGGGTGCCTTTTCCTTTCCAAGCCAATTTATGGGCTTTGCCTGATTCTGTGCGGCAAGAATGCTTGCAAGGGGCATTACAAGCCCTACAAAACAAAAACAACAAACCAAAGACTTTTGAAGATTGGTGTTTACGTGCGTTCGGTCGGGGTATTTACTGCCATTTTATGCGGCCTTATAACCGTAAACTTTGGCAAACCGATCCCAAAGAAATGACGTGGGATTGGTGTGGCTCTTTTGTACCGGAGCCGGATATAGATCAAATCCAACGCGGAGCGCAAAAAAAACAAAAGCAATCTTTCGGGTATAACAGTTATTTTTATTACCCTAAACATGGCGGATGCGCGGCGGTACCGGATGCATTGGCAGAAAAAATACCCAACACATGGTTAAAAGCGAAAGTAAAAAAAATAGATTTCAAACGCCAAGAGGCCCACATTAACGGACAAATCATTTCTTTTAAGCGGTTAGTCAGCACGATACCTTTAAAAGAACTCATTAAAATAAGCACCGCGCCAGCCACCCTAAAAGCAGAAGCACGCAAACTCAAACACACCACCGTAAATGTGCTGAATTTTGCCGTTAACCGCGCCGTAGAGCCTTTTCATTGGTTGTATTTTCCACAAGAAAACGTGCCTTTTTACCGCGTAGGAATGCAGAGCAGTTTTTCTGTACACAATGCCCCTGCCGGCACCAGTTCTTTTTATGTAGAAACAGCTGAAAAAATACGCAATTACGAAGAAATGGAAAAAGCCATTTTTCAGGCCCTTATCCAAAAAGGTATAATAAATAGACAGGATAAAATCCTTCTTTCTTTCTGGCAGACTTTGCCCGTAGCATACAGTATATATGACAAAAACAGGGCTTCTGCCGTCAATAAAATTTTACATTGGCTATCCAAGCACCATTGTTTCTGCGGCGGACGGTATGGACTGTGGGAATATTCTTTTATGGAGCGTAGCCTTTTGCAAGGGCGGGAAATAGCCCAAAAACTGTTATAA
- the yqeK gene encoding bis(5'-nucleosyl)-tetraphosphatase (symmetrical) YqeK gives MMKILVFGGSFDPVHKGHIAVLKKALRVVKPDVAHVVPAYHSPFKDKSPTPFKLRMQMAKAAFGPLADNIVFDDYELKCGGKTYSYQLVEYLLKRYKNAEIYLLVGTDCLNDLHKWKNAPYIFQNATVVGGRRRGFSEHKADFKHIFLPGSFPKMSSTRARAHILASGTIPEDKIPPAVGKVILKHDLYGLAVHRWLKAHLKPNRYLHSVNVAELCAILSDIYDVPIEKAIQAGILHDAGKGFSGEELIKICKTHKLKVPFFEDICRFEPLLLHSYVSAWIAKKEFGVKDKEVLDAIKEHTLGRLEMTTLSKMLFVADISSKDRKYKDAFVIRTLAAQDLEKALLYAANRKLWFTIDSQKWLCPLGIELWNHLVKCAN, from the coding sequence ATGATGAAAATACTCGTTTTTGGGGGTAGTTTTGACCCCGTACATAAAGGACATATTGCCGTACTTAAAAAAGCACTACGAGTGGTCAAACCAGATGTGGCCCACGTCGTGCCGGCATATCATTCCCCTTTTAAAGACAAATCCCCCACTCCCTTTAAACTGCGCATGCAAATGGCTAAAGCAGCCTTTGGCCCATTGGCCGATAACATAGTCTTTGATGATTATGAACTTAAATGTGGCGGCAAAACCTATTCTTATCAGTTGGTAGAATATCTGCTGAAACGCTATAAAAACGCCGAAATATATTTATTGGTCGGTACTGATTGCTTAAACGATTTGCATAAATGGAAAAATGCACCCTATATTTTTCAAAATGCTACCGTTGTAGGCGGCAGACGGCGTGGTTTTAGCGAACACAAAGCCGATTTTAAACATATTTTTCTACCGGGAAGTTTCCCTAAAATGTCTTCTACGCGCGCCAGAGCCCATATTTTGGCCAGCGGCACTATACCGGAAGACAAGATCCCTCCTGCTGTCGGAAAAGTGATTTTAAAACATGATTTATACGGTTTGGCCGTACACCGCTGGTTAAAAGCCCACTTAAAGCCTAACCGCTATTTACATTCCGTCAACGTGGCAGAACTGTGTGCCATCTTAAGCGACATCTATGATGTACCTATAGAAAAAGCCATACAAGCAGGTATTTTGCACGATGCCGGGAAAGGATTTTCCGGTGAAGAACTGATTAAAATTTGCAAAACTCATAAATTAAAAGTGCCCTTTTTTGAGGATATTTGCCGCTTTGAGCCGCTTTTGTTGCACTCGTACGTATCGGCTTGGATTGCAAAAAAAGAATTTGGCGTCAAAGATAAAGAAGTTTTAGACGCCATCAAAGAACATACGTTGGGAAGATTGGAAATGACGACGCTAAGCAAAATGTTATTCGTGGCTGATATTTCCTCCAAAGACCGCAAATATAAAGATGCTTTTGTCATTCGTACTTTGGCGGCGCAAGATTTAGAGAAAGCCCTTCTGTATGCCGCTAACCGCAAACTATGGTTTACCATTGACAGTCAAAAATGGCTCTGTCCGCTTGGGATTGAATTATGGAATCACCTCGTAAAATGCGCCAACTAA
- a CDS encoding LytR C-terminal domain-containing protein — protein MESPRKMRQLTGKVLLFALLALTGWAFYVQLSSATVSALANKQDTTLHMAILTQPGMTLSFNPSSRKIVLNTVKRKKLPKDIKDNAKDLLEQAGIKAGPLRYYMPKTVKRDDYWEQFKYILSAWHYNPMLIGQFIGNYLTALHDKRTNLTPAEFLLFSMAATRLEITDFTVRDVADNKKKKKKSVAKTQAPKDYIPEPVEDLAPLAVKDRPLLVEVLNASGVKGAALELTQYLREKNQKGLLFVDVLNYENFPGGELKDKSYIVDYTGRLSQVKQLSTAIGLNNEIIAEKQGNAICDVRIIIGKDFRQPI, from the coding sequence ATGGAATCACCTCGTAAAATGCGCCAACTAACCGGCAAAGTTTTACTTTTTGCCTTGCTGGCCCTGACGGGGTGGGCTTTTTATGTGCAGTTATCCTCCGCCACTGTTTCTGCTTTGGCAAACAAACAGGACACCACTTTACATATGGCTATTTTGACTCAACCGGGCATGACGCTTTCTTTCAATCCATCTTCTCGCAAAATAGTTTTAAATACCGTCAAACGTAAAAAATTACCTAAAGACATAAAAGACAATGCCAAAGATTTGCTGGAACAAGCCGGTATTAAAGCGGGGCCTTTGCGTTATTACATGCCGAAAACAGTTAAACGAGACGATTATTGGGAGCAATTTAAATATATCCTCTCCGCTTGGCATTATAACCCGATGTTAATAGGCCAATTTATAGGGAACTATTTAACAGCATTACACGATAAAAGAACCAATCTCACCCCTGCCGAATTTTTACTTTTTTCAATGGCGGCCACGCGTTTGGAAATTACCGATTTTACGGTCCGAGATGTAGCCGACAACAAGAAGAAAAAGAAAAAATCCGTCGCCAAAACACAAGCCCCCAAAGACTATATTCCGGAACCGGTGGAAGATTTGGCCCCATTGGCGGTCAAAGATAGGCCGTTGTTGGTAGAGGTGTTAAATGCATCCGGTGTCAAAGGGGCTGCGTTGGAACTCACCCAATACTTACGAGAAAAAAATCAAAAAGGACTTTTATTTGTAGATGTGTTAAATTATGAAAATTTTCCCGGTGGTGAACTAAAAGACAAAAGTTATATTGTAGATTACACAGGAAGATTGAGCCAGGTAAAGCAGCTCAGTACGGCTATCGGTTTAAATAATGAAATCATTGCTGAGAAGCAAGGTAATGCTATTTGCGATGTACGTATCATCATCGGAAAGGATTTCAGACAGCCAATTTAG
- a CDS encoding type II secretion system protein: MRDNKGFTLIELLVVVLIIGILSAVALPQYNLAVAKSRFTQAVISAETIRKAQEIYFLENGKYSVDLNELALEPTGCSILEGGRWCWSEDFTCFVNDTQTDGDGNLVPTVYCSMNKPNASYYAKPPATTRQCWADKNDELANRLCLSMGELLPI; the protein is encoded by the coding sequence ATCCGAGATAATAAAGGCTTTACACTGATAGAACTGTTGGTAGTGGTGTTGATCATCGGTATATTATCTGCTGTGGCACTGCCACAATATAATTTGGCGGTTGCTAAATCTCGTTTTACCCAAGCCGTTATTTCTGCCGAAACTATTCGCAAAGCACAAGAAATTTACTTTTTGGAAAACGGTAAATATAGTGTAGATTTAAATGAATTGGCACTGGAGCCGACCGGTTGCTCTATTCTGGAAGGAGGGCGCTGGTGTTGGAGTGAAGATTTTACGTGCTTTGTAAATGATACGCAGACGGACGGAGATGGAAATTTGGTTCCCACCGTTTATTGCTCTATGAATAAACCTAATGCGTCTTACTATGCTAAACCGCCTGCTACTACCAGGCAATGTTGGGCTGATAAAAATGATGAATTGGCAAACAGACTATGTCTGAGTATGGGGGAACTTTTACCAATTTGA
- a CDS encoding CYTH domain-containing protein — translation MRSIEREFKWTVETEQDFESFLSALTSVLGVVPALKEVKISDAYLENSTGTLSAEKVALRIRQMDNSWEATLKTRTCLTDGLACRKELTLPLPPVQDVNQALSELKKKKEWEGIKLTDLWVKFEIKNDRQIYEFAYKSSQCQAALDRYCIYAAADTLPCREIELELKEGKMEDFMEIISLLTKKSGLKAAQISKVATAEKMLKR, via the coding sequence ATGAGATCTATAGAACGAGAATTTAAATGGACCGTAGAAACGGAGCAAGATTTTGAAAGCTTTTTATCGGCTTTAACATCTGTGTTAGGGGTTGTGCCTGCACTTAAAGAAGTGAAAATTTCTGATGCTTATCTAGAAAATTCAACCGGCACTTTGTCTGCTGAAAAAGTGGCCTTGCGTATTCGTCAGATGGACAACTCTTGGGAGGCAACGCTTAAAACGCGTACTTGTTTGACAGATGGCTTGGCTTGCCGTAAGGAATTGACGCTTCCTTTGCCACCAGTACAAGATGTGAATCAAGCCCTAAGTGAACTGAAAAAGAAAAAAGAATGGGAGGGCATAAAATTGACGGATTTATGGGTAAAATTTGAAATAAAAAACGATCGCCAAATTTATGAATTTGCTTATAAATCTTCTCAATGCCAAGCCGCGTTGGACCGCTACTGTATTTATGCCGCAGCAGACACATTGCCCTGCCGAGAGATTGAGTTGGAACTGAAGGAGGGGAAAATGGAAGATTTTATGGAAATCATTTCTCTGCTAACAAAAAAAAGTGGTTTAAAAGCAGCTCAAATATCTAAGGTGGCTACTGCAGAAAAGATGCTTAAAAGATAA
- a CDS encoding PaaI family thioesterase, whose amino-acid sequence MKKLRQPTSLKCFACGRENPFGLKMEWFNNYDENRIEADFTLSDNYCSYPGVVHGGIVATILDETAGRAVLLSNDFNRLMVTLKLEVVYKKVTPTNTPLKAIGRVIKNGTGRAQVEGEILLPDGSVSAKCSALLYKMPQEVMDNWGSEAEEWARTTPKVEEEIASEKE is encoded by the coding sequence ATGAAGAAACTCAGACAACCAACCTCTTTAAAATGTTTTGCCTGCGGACGGGAAAATCCGTTTGGGCTAAAAATGGAATGGTTTAATAATTACGACGAAAACCGCATTGAAGCCGATTTTACGTTGAGCGATAATTATTGCTCTTATCCAGGCGTCGTACATGGTGGCATCGTGGCCACTATTTTAGACGAAACAGCAGGTCGTGCGGTACTTTTATCCAACGACTTTAACCGCTTAATGGTGACCCTCAAATTAGAAGTAGTGTATAAAAAAGTGACTCCCACTAACACCCCCCTCAAGGCCATTGGACGCGTCATTAAAAACGGAACGGGGCGCGCGCAAGTAGAAGGAGAAATCTTGCTTCCCGATGGCAGTGTGAGTGCAAAATGCAGCGCACTTTTATACAAAATGCCGCAAGAAGTAATGGACAACTGGGGCAGCGAAGCCGAAGAATGGGCCCGCACCACTCCCAAAGTGGAAGAGGAAATTGCATCTGAAAAAGAATAA
- a CDS encoding type I restriction endonuclease subunit R translates to MKNLINEQDLENYCMEYFRQIGYQTAYGPDILPEGVSPLREDVRQVVLPQNIKNALVRLNPGVAQAVLDEAYQLLVNPSEATLIARNETIYHYLTDGIKVCHKTATGEDTATDVKIVDFTNPENNEFLAINQFSIQGNMNTRRPDIVVFLNGLPIALLELKNPANEKTDTTAAYNQIQTYKTDIPDLFDYNLACIISDGIVARIGSVSAREERYMPWRTLHGEKRDNPTEHEAEILIKGFFDKEQLLDYLQFFVVFEKEEAQTIKKIAGYHQFFAGRKTAESILRAVQSGSNKGGVIWHTTGSGKSLSMVCVAHKIMRSPEMNNPTIVLITDRNDLDTQLSGTFARCAPQLSPVPAKSREEMQELLKNRPSGGVIFTTMQKFLPENGEDVFPVLSDRKNIVVISDEAHRTQYGFGANFRSGKLKYGYAKYLRDGLPNACFVGFTGTPVSEGDRDTQAVFGPYVDVYDMQDAIRDGATVPIYYEARHIQLNTREVLLKHFDEEVNRLAEDLSDAEKAQMRWLTVEKLAGLPERLRVLALDLVEHFEKRLESLDGKAMIVCMSRDIAVRLYEEIVKVRPNWHNADPTKGAIKVIMTGSAADPQNFQPHLYNEQVEKAIENRMKDPQDPLKLVIVCDMWLTGFDVPSLHTMYIDKPIRAHNLIQAISRVNRVFKDKPAGLVVDYIGMARSLEEAVRDYTRGGGRGEVAADIERAYEQLLAYMDVCRGFLSGFDYNEFRTKAYELLPEAWNFILSHAVNRETAQSDFSDNVLAAQKAYGLCQSLPKAAALTEELAFFCLIRTAMNKKPEGENKSNKKDLASLIGTLVAQAVSTDHPVDIFEQIGMEKPNLSLVDEKFLAKIRTMKQKDLAAELLKRLIEGEIRSKFRLNLAQMKKYSEKLKEIVNKYNNGALETYQVIEALIDLAKETNAATRQGESLGLSEKELAFYNALEENESSVRELGDAVLKQIAQELTNYLRSSVKVDWSKRESVKAGIMLQVKRILRKYNYPPDQQQGAIDRVLEQAELISDELVK, encoded by the coding sequence ATGAAGAACCTAATCAACGAACAAGACCTTGAAAATTATTGTATGGAGTATTTTAGGCAAATCGGCTATCAAACCGCTTATGGGCCGGATATTCTGCCGGAAGGTGTAAGCCCTTTGCGGGAGGACGTGCGCCAAGTTGTCTTGCCGCAAAATATTAAAAATGCTCTTGTTCGCTTAAACCCGGGTGTAGCGCAAGCGGTGTTGGACGAGGCCTACCAACTTTTGGTTAATCCGTCCGAAGCCACCCTTATCGCCCGCAATGAAACCATTTACCATTATCTGACAGACGGAATAAAAGTTTGCCACAAAACCGCCACGGGGGAAGATACCGCCACCGACGTAAAAATAGTAGATTTTACTAATCCCGAAAATAACGAGTTTTTGGCTATCAACCAATTTTCTATCCAAGGCAACATGAACACCCGTCGGCCCGATATCGTGGTATTTTTGAATGGGCTTCCCATAGCTCTATTGGAACTCAAAAACCCCGCCAACGAAAAAACGGACACTACCGCCGCCTATAACCAAATCCAAACCTACAAAACGGATATTCCCGACTTATTTGACTATAATTTGGCATGTATTATTTCTGACGGAATCGTGGCGCGTATCGGTTCCGTGTCCGCCCGAGAGGAGCGCTATATGCCGTGGCGCACCTTGCATGGGGAAAAGCGGGATAACCCCACCGAGCATGAAGCGGAAATTTTGATTAAAGGGTTTTTTGATAAAGAGCAACTCTTAGATTATTTGCAATTCTTCGTTGTGTTTGAAAAAGAAGAAGCACAGACCATTAAAAAGATAGCGGGGTATCATCAATTTTTCGCCGGACGAAAAACGGCGGAAAGCATTTTGCGAGCCGTCCAAAGCGGCAGTAATAAGGGTGGAGTTATCTGGCATACGACGGGCTCAGGTAAGAGTTTATCTATGGTATGTGTGGCGCATAAAATTATGCGCTCGCCCGAAATGAACAATCCAACTATTGTGCTGATAACCGACCGCAACGATTTAGACACTCAACTTTCGGGCACTTTTGCACGTTGTGCGCCGCAGTTATCCCCTGTGCCCGCCAAAAGCCGCGAAGAAATGCAGGAACTCCTTAAAAACCGCCCGAGCGGTGGTGTGATTTTTACCACCATGCAAAAGTTCCTGCCCGAAAATGGGGAAGATGTTTTTCCTGTTTTGTCCGATAGAAAAAACATTGTGGTAATTTCGGACGAAGCCCACCGAACGCAGTACGGATTCGGGGCGAATTTCCGCTCCGGCAAATTAAAATACGGCTATGCTAAATATTTGCGTGATGGCCTGCCCAATGCGTGCTTTGTAGGTTTTACGGGGACGCCTGTATCCGAAGGGGACCGAGATACACAAGCCGTCTTTGGACCCTATGTAGATGTGTATGATATGCAAGACGCTATCCGCGACGGCGCCACCGTGCCGATATACTATGAGGCGCGGCATATTCAGCTAAACACGCGCGAAGTATTACTAAAACATTTTGATGAAGAAGTGAACCGATTGGCGGAAGATCTGTCCGATGCGGAAAAGGCACAGATGCGTTGGTTGACGGTGGAAAAATTAGCGGGGCTTCCCGAAAGATTGAGAGTATTGGCTTTAGATTTAGTGGAACACTTCGAAAAGCGCTTGGAATCTTTGGACGGAAAAGCAATGATTGTATGTATGAGCCGCGATATTGCCGTGCGCTTATATGAAGAAATCGTAAAAGTGCGCCCAAATTGGCACAATGCCGACCCAACCAAGGGGGCTATCAAAGTGATTATGACGGGGTCTGCTGCTGATCCGCAAAATTTTCAACCGCATCTATACAATGAACAGGTGGAAAAAGCCATAGAAAACCGCATGAAAGACCCGCAAGACCCGTTAAAATTGGTAATCGTGTGTGATATGTGGCTGACAGGGTTTGATGTGCCTAGTCTGCATACTATGTATATAGATAAACCAATCCGCGCGCATAACTTGATACAAGCCATCAGCCGTGTGAATCGTGTGTTTAAGGATAAGCCAGCGGGCTTGGTGGTGGACTATATTGGCATGGCGCGTAGTTTGGAAGAAGCCGTACGCGATTATACCCGCGGTGGTGGGCGGGGTGAGGTGGCTGCAGATATTGAGCGGGCATACGAGCAATTGCTGGCTTATATGGACGTGTGCCGAGGGTTCCTGAGCGGATTTGATTATAACGAGTTTAGAACGAAGGCATATGAATTATTGCCCGAAGCGTGGAACTTTATTTTGTCTCATGCCGTAAATCGCGAAACTGCTCAAAGTGATTTTTCCGATAATGTGTTAGCTGCTCAAAAGGCCTATGGATTGTGCCAAAGTTTGCCCAAGGCGGCAGCCTTGACGGAAGAATTGGCTTTTTTCTGCTTGATAAGAACGGCCATGAATAAAAAGCCGGAAGGAGAAAATAAATCCAACAAGAAGGATTTAGCCAGTTTAATAGGAACTTTGGTGGCTCAGGCGGTGTCTACGGATCACCCTGTGGATATTTTTGAGCAAATCGGCATGGAAAAGCCGAATTTATCCCTTGTCGATGAAAAGTTTTTGGCGAAAATCCGTACTATGAAACAAAAGGATTTGGCGGCGGAGTTATTGAAACGGCTCATAGAGGGGGAAATCCGTAGTAAGTTCAGACTCAATTTGGCTCAAATGAAAAAATATTCCGAAAAATTAAAGGAAATTGTAAATAAGTATAATAACGGCGCTCTGGAAACCTACCAAGTTATAGAGGCTTTAATTGATTTGGCCAAAGAGACAAATGCGGCCACACGCCAAGGGGAAAGTTTGGGACTGAGCGAGAAGGAACTGGCTTTTTATAATGCTTTAGAAGAGAATGAGTCCTCCGTGCGGGAGTTGGGCGATGCGGTACTGAAGCAAATTGCGCAAGAATTAACCAATTATTTGCGTTCTTCCGTGAAGGTGGATTGGAGTAAACGGGAAAGTGTGAAGGCCGGTATTATGCTACAGGTGAAACGGATTTTACGCAAATATAACTATCCGCCCGACCAACAACAAGGCGCTATTGACCGCGTGCTGGAACAAGCAGAACTGATTAGTGATGAGTTGGTAAAATAG